One Nocardia huaxiensis genomic window, CGAGCTCCCCGCCCTCGTGAATGGATCCGGGCAGATGCGGTCCGGCGTGGCTGGGTACGCCGCCGGGAAAGGAGAACTGCCGGAACAGTTCTCGCATGCCGTCCAGGTGCTGGCCGACCTCCGGATGCCGCAGCGAATAGGTGCCCTCGAGCCAGGACGCGGCATTGAGCGCCGCGGCGCCGTGCCCGGGGCCCAGCACGAACAGCATCTCCTGGCCGGTCCGCATGATCGCGCGATTGAGGTGCGCGTAGGTCAGGGTCACGCCGGGCACGGTCCCCCAGTGCCCGATCAGCCGCGGTTTGATGTGCTCGGGCCGCAGCGGCTCGGTGAGCAGCGGATTCTCCATCAGATAGATCTGGCCTGCGGCAAGGTAATTCGCGGCTCGCCACCAGGCGTCCAGATCGATGAGGTCCGGGCGCAGGCCGGCCCGGGTGCCGGACAGGGTCTGAGTCATCGCCGGGTGTCCTCTCCGCGATCGGGGTGCACGACCATGACCGGGCAGTAGGCGTGCTGGACCAGGGTGTGAGCGGTGGAACCCAGCAGCAGGCCGCGGAATCCGCCGCGACCTCGATTGCCGACCACCAGCAGTTGCGCGACCTTCGACCAGTCGAGCAGGGCCTCGCCCGGACCGGCCGGGTACAGCCGCCGGGTGACCACGACGTCCGGGTACTTCTCCTGCCAACCGGCCAGCCGTTCGGCGAGGACGGCCTCCTCCACGGTCTCGAGGTCGGCCGCCGCGATCGGCGGCAGCTGTCCGGCGAATGTGCCTGCGGCCCAGTCACTCCAGGCGTGCACGGCGACCAGGCCGGTCCGGCGTTCGGCCGCCTCGGCGAAGGCCGCCGCGATGGCGGCCTCGCTGACCGGGCTGCCGTCGACGCCGACGACGACGGGGCCGGTCAGGCGGATCGCGTCGTCGTCCTCGGCCTCCGGCCGCACGACGATCACCGTGCCCTGCGCGTGACTGGTCACCGCGAGCAGCGTGGAGCCCAGATGTCCGATCGTTCCGATGGTCCCGGTGGCGCCGAGGACCACCGCGTAGGCGTCCGCGCTGCGCGAGATCAGCAGCGCCGCCCCGGTATCGGAGGTCATGAGCGTCGAGATGCGCAGCCCCGCACGGTGCTCGCGCACCCGCGCCTCGGCACGGGTGAGCACCGCGCGGCCCCGCGCGTGCATGCTGTCGAGGACATCGGGCATGACCACCTCGTACGGGCCGACCACGCTGCTCGCGGACACCAGCGCCAGGCCGTGCACGATCAACAGGTCCCGATCGCGGTCGGCCGCGTAGTCCGCGGCCCAGCGCAGGGCGCGCTCGGATCCGGGGGATCCGTCCACGCCGACCACCACGGCCGCCGTGGCCACTCGGTGCGGTTCGTCATGGTCCTGTCGCGTCATGATGG contains:
- a CDS encoding universal stress protein; translated protein: MTRQDHDEPHRVATAAVVVGVDGSPGSERALRWAADYAADRDRDLLIVHGLALVSASSVVGPYEVVMPDVLDSMHARGRAVLTRAEARVREHRAGLRISTLMTSDTGAALLISRSADAYAVVLGATGTIGTIGHLGSTLLAVTSHAQGTVIVVRPEAEDDDAIRLTGPVVVGVDGSPVSEAAIAAAFAEAAERRTGLVAVHAWSDWAAGTFAGQLPPIAAADLETVEEAVLAERLAGWQEKYPDVVVTRRLYPAGPGEALLDWSKVAQLLVVGNRGRGGFRGLLLGSTAHTLVQHAYCPVMVVHPDRGEDTRR